In a genomic window of Lepisosteus oculatus isolate fLepOcu1 chromosome 3, fLepOcu1.hap2, whole genome shotgun sequence:
- the LOC107076514 gene encoding uncharacterized protein has protein sequence MMFAVLCLCFFGSVHNALLTQRRGQTQKHRAQSLSEGYAAPTYVRLYPQIILPGSPPVPSAAGPDVPPIIFARLPTAPRAPAPAVPPIIIAGPPHAPQAPGPATPTVIFARPSPSPQAPAPAVPPVIITGGPAASPAPAPTLAIPPVIFISPPASGASAGQTPLSAPRQALSPTPAPPLAAPPIPVQRGPQIIVLSKAPAPPPAPPPAIILLARRGGRTGGNSANRGPGGGGSDGSALNGGVRPAAGSGIPGTGAGRPGARNGGPPQDRGTGGAPPNGFSRGESAGLPRAENGGGRLGYGYGPFPPPPVFVFPIITSPNHGPSNGAASLPVQQLPSPSPPVILIFPPGEQPAGAGSANGESGGLSQNLSPSPAPKQDQGPMPPQGTAPVFIFPPPVPPQRPPPAFPSGPAAGEAGVAPVPRAPAPFPAPQPPPAPGPAPAPAPGPPIFIFPPPAPAEEEPSSQTPKPPSAAGGTGSVATAPSPPIPPIFIFPPPAPIIPGPSLGSTGGGMQTSSGGPSPGAGSVPVPAPAPPPSIFIFSSPTDSNVDQAMSGSSPAKQPAVAPQVPPPPIFIFPDGDSEFEVQQIGGFEYGGAGYGGGYTPIYGRRNSVGGSGGGSGKGNGYGRGDGGGNGGGNGGRNGGGNGAGNGGGNGGGNGGGNGAGNGGGNGAGNGGGNGGGNGGGNGGGNGGGNGGGNGGGNGGGNGGGNGGGNGGGNGGGNGGGNGGGNGGGNGGGKGPKTLFSPITSRFVRLFSTGRPLQLSHSRS, from the coding sequence GATATGCAGCCCCCACTTATGTCAGGCTGTACCCACAAATAATATTACCTGGATCTCCCCCTGTTCCCTCAGCTGCTGGTCCAGATGTGCCTCCAATAATATTCGCCAGGCTTCCCACTGCTCCCCGAGCTCCTGCACCAGCAGTGCCCCCAATTATAATTGCTGGGCCTCCACATGCTCCCCAGGCCCCTGGACCTGCCACTCCTACAGTCATATTTGCCAGGCCCTCCCCTTCTCCCCAAGCCCCTGCACCAGCTGTTCCCCCAGTGATCATCACTGGAGGCCCTGCTGCTAGTCCAGCTCCAGCTCCAACCCTGGCCATCCCTCCTGTGATTTTCATATCACCCCCTGCCTCAGGAGCATCAGCAGGACAGACACCCCTGTCTGCACCGAGGCAGGCTCTCTCTCCTACTCCTGCTCCTCCCCTTGCTGCCCCCCCTATACCAGTCCAAAGGGGCCCACAGATCATAGTTCTGTCCAAAGCCCCAGCACCTCCCCCAGCTCCGCCACCTGCAATCATCCTTTTGGCCCGTAGGGGAGGCAGAACAGGAGGCAATAGTGCAAATAGGGGTCCAGGTGGTGGTGGCAGTGATGGAAGTGCACTTAATGGGGGTGTGCGTCCAGCTGCTGGGAGTGGGATTCCAGGAACGGGAGCTGGACGTCCAGGTGCCAGAAATGGTGGCCCTCCTCAGGACAGGGGTACAGGTGGTGCCCCTCCTAATGGTTTCAGTAGAGGAGAGAGTGCTGGCCTTCCTAGGGCAGAGAATGGGGGAGGCAGACTTGGTTATGGTTATGGCCCTTTCCCACCTCCtccagtttttgttttccccattATAACCTCACCCAATCATGGGCCTTCAAACGGTGCAGCGTCTTTACCTGTTCAGCAGCTCCCATCTCCATCACCTCCAGTCATCCTAATTTTCCCACCTGGTGAACAACCAGCAGGAGCAGGATCAGCCAATGGAGAGAGTGGAGGCTTATCTCAAAACCTTAGCCCCAGCCCTGCTCCTAAACAAGATCAAGGACCGATGCCACCCCAGGGTACTGCTCCAGTGTTTATCTTCCCACCTCCTGTTCCTCCACAACGACCCCCTCCCGCTTTTCCAAGCGGCCCTGCTGCTGGAGAAGCAGGTGTAGCACCTGTTCCAAGAGCCCCTGCACCATTCCCTGCCCCTCAACCTCCCCCTGCCCCtggccctgcccctgcccctgcccctggtcCACCCATTTTCATATTTCCCCCTCCAGCTCCAGCTGAAGAAGAACCTTCTTCCCAAACACCTAAACCTCCAAGTGCGGCAGGAGGAACAGGCTCTGTGGCAACAGCCCCTTCACCTCCCATTCCTCCGATATTCATATTCCCTCCTCCTGCCCCAATAATCCCAGGTCCCAGTCTAGGGTCTACAGGTGGGGGTATGCAAACGTCATCTGGAGGTCCATCCCCAGGAGCAGGCTCGGTTCCAGTTCCAGCCCCAGCCCCACCCCCTTCTATCTTTATCTTCTCATCCCCCACGGACTCTAATGTAGATCAAGCTATGTCTGGCAGCAGCCCAGCTAAACAGCCTGCTGTGGCTCCTCAGGTGCCCCCACCTCCTATTTTCATTTTCCCAGATGGCGACTCCGAATTTGAAGTTCAGCAAATTGGTGGTTTTGAATATGGAGGAGCAGGGTATGGAGGGGGATACACACCAATTTATGGCAGAAGAAATAGTGTTGGTGGCAGTGGAGGAGGGAGTGGCAAAGGAAATGGCTATGGAAGAGGGGATGGAGGAGGGAATGGTGGAGGTAATGGAGGAAGGAATGGAGGAGGGAATGGAGCAGGGAATGGAGGTGGGAATGGTGGAGGGAATGGAGGTGGGAATGGAGCAGGGAATGGAGGTGGGAATGGAGCAGGGAATGGTGGAGGGAATGGAGGTGGGAATGGTGGAGGGAATGGAGGTGGGAATGGAGGTGGGAACGGTGGAGGGAATGGAGGTGGGAACGGTGGAGGGAATGGAGGAGGGAATGGAGGTGGGAATGGAGGTGGGAACGGTGGAGGGAATGGAGGAGGGAATGGAGGTGGGAATGGAGGTGGGAATGGAGGTGGCAAGGGACCTAAGACACTCTTCTCCCCAATCACAAGTCGATTTGTTAGACTATTCTCCACAGGAAGACCCCTGCAGCTTTCACATTCTAGGAGCTGA